The nucleotide sequence TGCAGTGGAAACCCTTTACGCCGCAGGAGAGCGTCGCGAGCAGGTCTATGTTAATTTGATTTACCGTTCCCTGAAAACCTCCCCCCTGGGAACGGGGCTGGGATTTGGACAACCCCCTGAGCGACGACTAATTATTCCCAGCCGCAAATATGCTTACCCCTATGCGGTGCGCGATCGCAGTGGTAAAGTCATCGCCAAAGGTGGAGAATCCAGTCAGGAAGATTTTGAAGCCGACTACTTTAAACTGCCGATCGCAGCGGGCAAGCCGGTCTGGCTGGAACCGGAGTCCTACCTGGAAACCACCCTGACCCCCCCTAAACGGCTGGTCAGCACCGCCTACTCTCTACCGCTCTACAGCAGCAAGAAAGAATTGCTGGGTGTTTTAAGTCAGGATCTGGAGTTGGGCTTTCTGAGTGAAAAATTGGGAGTGAGTGCCATGCGGAATGCAGGGCACTTTCTGCTGGTCAGTGAGCAGGGAAATCTGATTGCCTACCCTCCGGCACCCCATGAGGCATTAGCCCTGAAACCGTTTCCTCACCTGAATAATTACAACGGATTGTGGCAACAGATTCAGCAACGCTTGCAGTCAGGGGCGCAGGAAGGCATCCTGCACTGGACGGATGAAACAGGGAACCGAGAATTTTGGGCATACCAGCAGATTCCAAATAACAATTGGGTTTTGATGGCCTCAGTCCCAGAGTCTGTGGTGCTGGGCCCTGTGGTGCGATTCACAGCCCTGGGAACCTTAGGGTCAGTGGTCGGTGCCTCGATTCTCTTGGGGGTCGTTGTGGCTCTGTTTGTGCGACACTTAAATCAGCGGTTGCAGCCAATTATGGATGAATGCAATCGTCTGGCAGAAACCAACGCCAAAAGTGAAGCCTTGATGAATCGAGAAGATGAACTGGGGCGTTTGACAATTTCATTCTATGCGCTTCTGGGGCAGGTAACTGTGAATGAGCGGCGTTTACGGCAAGAGATGGCAAAGTCAGAGAATGCCCTGCAAGCTTTACAACAGACCCAGGCACAACTGATTCAGACAGAGAAGATGTCAAGTCTGGGTCAACTGGTGGCTGGAGTTGCCCACGAAATCAATAATCCGATTAACTTTATCTATGGCAATTTACCCCATGCCTCCAATTACACGCGGGACTTGCTGAAACTAATCCAGCTATACGACCAGCGCTACGGCGATGCGGATCCTGTCATCCAGTCTTTCCGGGAAGACATTGACCTGGATTTTTTGGTTCAGGATTTGCAGAAGATGCTGGACTCCATGAGTATTGGGGCAGATCGAATTCGAGAAATCGTCCTGTCGCTGCGGAATTTCTCGCGTCTGGATGAGGCGGAAATGAAACGGGTAGATATCCATGAGGGGATTGATAGCACCCTGTTGATTTTGCAAAACAAGCTAAAAGAAAGTCCGGGACATTATGGCATTCAGGTTGTGAAGCAGTATGGTAGTTTGCCACTGGTCGAGTGCTATGCCGGGCAGTTGAACCAGGTGTTCATGAATATTCTGAGTAACGCGATCGACGCCCTTGATAAGATGAACCAGGAGCGTTCCGCTGAAGAGGCGGCAGCAAATCCAGCGACCATCACAATTCAGACTGAAGTACTGACCAGACAGCCTATTACCAGAAACAATTCAGGAAACGATTCAGGGAACAATTCGGAAAACCATTCAGAAACAGACTCTTCATTGAGAAGAAACTCTCAACCAGCCAGCCCGTCTGTGGTTGTCCGAATTCACGATAATGGTCCGGGAATTCCGCCCCAATACCAGAGTAAATTGTTTGACCCATTTTTTACGACAAAGCCTGTCGGTAAAGGTACAGGGTTAGGGCTTTCCATCAGCTATCAGATTGTCGTTGAGAAACATCACGGTGTTCTCAAGTGCCTTTCTCAACCAGGACAGGGAACAGAGTTTTGGATTGAAATTCCTGTCCGGCATCAGGATGGTGCCAAAGCAACACCCAATCACTAATCGGGCGTTGCTGATTTCAGGTATGAATTGAGCGTTGTATGAATTGAAACTTTGTTCCAATTCATACCGCTATTCAGCACCACTCACTAATCGAGATTACTATCGTAGATGCGGATCTGTCCGACTCCAAGATATTGCCCAAAGGGTTTTTCTCCGGTAGGAAATGCAGTGACACCGTACAGGTAAGTTCCAGCAACTGTGGGATTTCTAACAGGATATAAACGGATGGTGACGATTTTACCAGGAGGAATCGGTGGATTAAATTCAACAACTAAAGCAGGGACATCTGGATCCAGGTTGACACTCTCGATGGCAAGGGATTTACCAAGACGATTGCGGGTGCCCTCAAATGCTTCTGTGCTGCTGGCATCAAATAGAGGACGACCCAAGCCACCTTCTTGTACGATCGCGACCTTTTGAAGGGGTTCCCCTGCATTTTCTGGTAGTTCCAGGGTGAAGTAATAGGTTGCGCCCCAAATATAGGTTCCATCCTGACTGGATATTGCCCCTAACAGTCGGGGTGGATTGAGGAAATAGGTAGTGCCATCAACCAGTTCAATCGCCTTAACAAATCCATTAGGCATTCCTGAGATTATAATGCAGGAAAATGCAATGAAAAATGATTTCCAGAGATATTTCATAGGTAGAAGCACTCCAAAGTAGAGAAATACATTAAAAAAGTTTGGAGTCAAGGAATAAATCACTTTAATCGTGGTCTGTCAAATTCAACTTGGTGCGTAATCGAGTGTCAGAAGGTTAATTGGGGTCAAATTTTGAGGTCTGCGACTTATCAAAATTTTCCTGGCGCAGCACCCGGAGTGATCAACCTGCGCTAGAAACTAAAGGTTGTCCGGATAATACCAACGAAAATAGGATCATTATTCCGATTGTGGTCAGGACTGGTAATGACCAGTAGACCAGGGGTAATACTAATCCCCTTAGTCAGGCGAATCCGGTAAAAGGTTTCCAGATGGAATGACGTGTCTTCATCTCGAAAAAGTTTCCCTCTGACTCGAAAATCACTCGCGGTTACCTTGGGCGGCTGCCCAATGACAATCCCCAATAGATTTCCCTCTCGCCCCAGATTGGGAAACGCGATTGTGACTGCCCAGTTGAACAGGCTGGCAGATGGTTTGCCAGGTAAATCCTGCGCTCTGGCGCGTGAGAACCCGACCCAACCTGATAACGCCAGTTTTTTGCTTAATCCAACTGTTGTTTCAAGGCCAAAGGAATCAGCCGTGACGGCATCACTTTTATTGTTGAAGGGGGCATTAGCGCGATCGCTGCCCGTATTGGTATCCAGACGATTGAATGAACGGACATAGGTTACCCCTAATCCTGTCCTTTTACTGATGTTGAAGGTGAGTTGAGCGATCGCGCCATACGCTGCATTGCCAACCCCAACTTTAGGATTACTGACCTTATCTGCCAGATAGCCTATATCCAGGCTGATGAGTTTACTGAACTGATAGCTGAACCCCACACCAACTTCCCCCCCTTGGCGATAGATGGGGTTGCGTTGCCCAAACCGAGAGATACTGCCTTCCCCGCTACTGTTCAAAAACGGGTTCAGCGTTTCAGTAAACTTGTTCAAGCCACCTCCCGCTGCAAATGCAAATAAGGTAGCTCGTTTGCTGAGTTGAGAACGCAAACTTAATTCATCAAGTTCAAGGCGATTGCGGCTGTCACCCTGAAAGCTAAGTCGCGCCATGTCTGTTCCAGTTGCGCGTTGAATAGACGGAATGTTATTTGCCTTTATAGTAGTCCTTAAGAGAGTTTTGCCCCCTAATTTGGTTAAGAAATTTAATTTAGCTCGGTTACTAATGGTCAGTTCACTGTCTGTGGGCTGATCGCTATCTGCTTTTTCTGCTCTGCCAACAACAATGGGTGTAATGATAACTTCTCCAGTAAATTTAGTGGTTTCTGAGACAGGTTGAATAATACGTTCTAACCGGCTGATTTTACCTTTCACCAGTTCTAATTCTTTAGAAAATTCTGTCTGCATTCGTTGCAGGTCTTCCAGATCTTGCTTTGTTGCAAATGTGGACAGGTCAACCTTTGGTATAGCTGCACTGAGGGCGGCTGCGAACTCATAGCGGGTGAGCGCACGGTTACCCCGAAAAGTGCCGTCAGCATAGCCTGCGATTACGCCGTATCGTTTGATCAAAGCCTGAAGGGTTTGATATGCCCAATCACCAGGTTTTACATCCGATAACTCTGCCACACTGCTAACACGATTCATTGGTTCGGTTGTCTGCTCATTTAGATCGAATAAAGAATGCAGAGAGCCAACCGGAACTATGGGTAAAGAAGGCAGTTCCTGCTGATTAGAAGAATCTTCAGAAAGTCCTGAAGGGTTAACCGATTCGCTAACTCGATCGGGTATCGAATCTTTTAGTATCGAATCTTCGGTCGCATATGCATGGCTAACTACGAATACCCAACCGACTAAGAGATGCAGCCCTAATCCTAAGCTAATTGTCTTCATACAGCAGTCCTAAACCAGTGTTGACAGACCACTAACAACAAATTGGAAGTCGAGATGACTGAGTTTGATAATAATCCTGATACCATTCTACAAACTGATGTATACCTGATTCAATCGTTGTAATGGGTTTAAAGCCTACTGCATCCATGAGATCCTCCACATCTGCATAAGTGGTGGGCACATCCCCTGGTTGCATGGGCAGTAAAGATAGAAAGGCTCGATTTCCGACTGCTTGTTCAATGACACGGATAAACTCCATCAACTGTACAGGATTGTGATTCCCAATATTATAGAGTCTGTAGCGAGCCTGACTGTTAATTGTTGGGTTCGACATTATCTGTGACAGGGGCTGTTGTGGTGGTTGATGCATGACGCGCACAATCCCTTCTACCACATCATCAATGTAGGTAAAGTCACGCTGCATCTGACCATAGTTATAGACCTGGATTGGTTGACCTTCTGAAATGGCTTTCACAAACTTGAAATATGCCATGTCGGGGCGTCCCCAGGGACCATATACGGTGAAAAAGCGCAATCCCGTGACTGGTAAACCATAGAGATGACTGTAGGTATGAGCAATCAGTTCATTCGATTTTTTGGTTGCAGCGTATAGCGAAATGGGATAGTCAACACTATCACTGGTTGCAAATGGGGTTTTTGTGTTGGCACCATAAACTGAACTGGATGAGGCAAATACTAAATGCTGGATCGAAGATTGACGACAGCCTTCCAACAAATTAACAAATCCAGTGATATTGCTGTCGATATATATCCAGGGGTTTTCCAGAGAATAGCGTACCCCTGCCTGGGCTGCCAGATGGATCACATAGTCGAAGGAGTGGCACTGAAATAGTTGAATGACACTGTCGCGATCGCTGAGCTCTAAAAACTGAAATGTAAAGTTGGTGTAGGGATGAAGTTGGGCTAATCGTGCCTTTTTGAGATTGACATCATAGTAGTCATTTAAGTTGTCAACTCCAAGGACCTGAACTCCATCATCGAGCAATCGCTTTGCCAGATGATATCCGATGAAACCTGCGGCTCCAGTAATGAGTACATTCATACCTATGTCCTCTAGTGAATAGCTTTTTGCTTTTATTGAGTGTCGAGGTGTTTCTGTGGAGCATTAGAACCAGTGATTGATGATCGGTCAGGGAGTCATGGAACCTGTCATCAATCCAGTAATATTCATTGCCTGCAACACAGATGTGCTTAGCAGTTGCGGGTAGTGAATAACTGTGAGGGAATCAGGCATGAGATTTAGAGATTGAGGATGAATATTCAGTACTTGAGTCAGAAACCGGAGTACTATTGTTTCCCGTGCTACCAACAATGCCGTTAATGGTCGGTTTTCCTTCGTCTCCAGTGGTGACGTTTGAGAGTGGCGGGACATTAGCATTTGTTGCCAGGTCTGGGGAAAGTCTTCTCGCATGACCTGAAGTTGAACTGTTCTGGGATGATGATGCAGGATTTGTTCAATAGTTTGCTGGGAATTATCCAGATCGTTGCCAATACTGAAATCAATTTCAACAGTTTCCAGTCGTTTTGCCAGCATTTGAATTCGATCAGGATTTGCACCATTGGAGGGAACAACCAACAACCGTAGTCCTTGCTTGCCTTCTTTTAACTTAGGTAATATTTCCCCCAAGTGATCCGTCGAGTTCATCACTTCCAGATAGGCAGTCTGTTCTGCGGGATTAGAGGAATTAGAAAAACGTAAAATGCTAATTCCACAGTTTGATTGTTGCAAAGTATGGAAGCATTTTGGTGGCATATTGATCGCGGTACTGATGAGTGCCCGGTTGGTTCCGGCATGGGCTATAATCAGCAAAGTTTGATTCGCATGAAGAGGCAAGATGTCTTGCCAGAACTGTTGGGTGCGATCGTAAAGTTCCAGGACCGGGTAACGGTGTTCGGCAAGGCTCGTTAGAGTTGGTGCGTGTTTCTGAAACGAAGCTGTTTCTAAGTAGTCTATCATTTGAAACTGATGAGGTTGCTCTTTCCAACAGCGATAATCCTCAGCAAACAGTTTCTGTACCACTCGATAGGGTAACCGTTCCCACAAGGGTAGTGAGATTTCTTTCAACGCAGAGTGGGTAATTACTGTAGGGAGTTGATCCGTTTCAGTGGCGATCGCCGCCATCACTTCACGTGCTGTTTCCTGTGCCCGCTGTAAAGGGCTGACATACACTGTGCTGATGTTCACTCCTCGCAAGTGCAACCCAGTTTGATAGGCTGAGATTCGTCCTGCTTCAGTCAGAACCGAATCATCATTACTCCCCTGATGGCGCTTTTCTTCATTGTAGGTGCTTCGTCCATGCCGCATCAGAATAACGCGGGTACCTGGAGACGATGTCATTTGGTTGTCGAGATTGGTTAGGGAACGCATGGCAAGATGGGGGATAGGAGATAATGGGTTTGAATTTTGAGTCTTGAGGGTTAAGTAATGCCCCTGTTATGTCCATGAAGTTGTACTTTATATGGCTGCTATGGGGTTTTCATCCAGGGCTGATTGGAGAGCGTAGAGGGCCGCGTACTGTCCGCTGCGGCGCATCAGTTCAGTATGGGTGCCGGACTCTAAAACCTGGCCATTTTCGATGTAGAGGATCAGGTCGGCTGTTTCAGTGGCTCGCAGGTTATGGGAAATCCAGAAGGTCGTACATCCCTGGGTCAAACGTGCCAGAGCTTCGGTAACGGCTCGTTCGTTTTCATTGTCTAAGCCAGTGGTGGGTTCATCCAGAATCACGATTGGTGCCCGACGGATAGCGGCGCGGGCGATCGCAATTCGCTGGCGCTGTCCACCGGAGAGGGTGGCACCTCGCTCACCCAAAATCGTGTCGTATCCCTGGGGCAACTCAAGAATAAAGTCGTGGGCATTAGCCAGTCGTGCAGCCTGTTCGACGGCGGCTTGATTCGCACCCAGGCGTCCGTAGGCAATATTGTCTCTGACACTGGCAGCAAAGAGGACACTATCTTGCAGCACAATGCTGATTTGCTGACGGAGTGTTCTTAGTTGATAAGCGCGCAGATCCAGGCCATCAATAGAAATACTTCCCTCCAGTGGGTCATACAACCGCAGCAACAAACTAACCAGGGTTGATTTGCCTCCCCCGGAGGGTCCAACCAGGGCAATGTGCTGACCAGGTTGGGCTGTGAAACTCAAGTTTCGCAAAATCGGCTTGCCTGGCTCGTAGGCAAAACTGACATCCCTGAATTGGACAAGCCCCTGAAAGGGCGGTGCTGCGATCGCACCGCGACTATCCTGGATATCAGGTACTGTATCCAGCACATCCAATATGCGCTCTCCAGATGCCGTCGCTTTGGCAATTTGGCTGGTATACTTAGCCAGTTGACGCATGGGCTTGAAGGCAATCCGCAAGTAGTTGATGAACACCAGCAAATCTCCTGGCGTCAGGGCTTTACTCAACACCAGATAAACCCCACGCCACAACACCAGTGCTGTTGCAATCCCAACCAGCAGTTCCACTAGCCGCTCTAGCGCAGCAGCAAGACGTTGTGCCTGATTACTGGCCGTGAGACTGTGATGATTGTGTGCCGAGAAGTCACGCTCTAGCATATCGTGCAGAGAAAGCGCCTGGACAACTTTAATGGCACCGATCGCTTCGGCCGCATTGGCAGCAATCGCGCCCTCGCGCAAGCGTTGAGTCTTTACAATGTGGCGAATTTTGCGTGTTAGGCGCACTGTGAAGAACAGAAAGATGGGAAAGATTGTCACCCCAATTAGTGCCAATTCCCAATTCATCCAGAACATCACCCCAATCATTCCAACCAGGGTCAATGAATGCGCCAGCAGGGGCATGACTGCCACCACAGTCACTTCTCGCAAGCGCTCAACATCAGATGTGACGCGAGTAATGAGATCGCCTGTTTTAGAGCGATTGTAGAACGTGAGAGAAAGGCGTTGAAGGTGTGCGTATAACTCAGCCCGTACTTCAGTCAAAACGTTAGTGGCTGCCAGTGCCATACCAACAATGCTGAAATATGCTGCTGCCGCACGCAGGGCAGCGATCGCCACCAACCCAAGGGCAAGACCCGTTAGCAGGATAATTGGGTTGAGACTTTGCACAAATGGCAGGGAATGGGACTTGAGACTGATATCCTTAAGCAAGATATAGTCAAAAACAAACTTGAGGGGCCAGGGTTCCAACAAATGTAGAAATATCTCTGCCATCAGAGATACAAACGACATCAATAACAGCCATCTTTGCTTACGAATTTGTGGAGCAAACTGCCTCAAGATGCGCCCAATTCCAGGTAAGGATTCTCGAATGCTTTTAGAGTTCAAACGCTTCATGGCAGTCTTTGTAAGTGATCTATTGTGAGTAGCGTTGCTGATTTCAGAGATGAATTTAGAATTGGATAAATTGCAGGTCTTCAATTCATTCTGCTATTCAGCAACGCCTTGTGAGTTATGTGAGACAGGTATGCGATCAACCACAACACTCAACATTGAACGCTCAATACTTTTTCTGGAGCAGATTGTGATGGTTCGAAATCCAGGACTCGATGGGGAATTGGACTACCTGTCTGGTATCTGGCATAGTGGTTGCTAATCCAGCGATTGAGCGATCGCTCAAATGGGATAGCCCACTGCTCTAACTTCGGGCTGCTTAGTCCAAGGGTGAGGCGCCGCAGCAGGGGTTTTAAGAATGCCTTGTGCCGGCGGTGCCCTAAACGTTCATAGCGTTTTTTGAAGTACCGATCTTTCTTAGGAAGATTCCACTTTTGCGAAAAATGTTCCAGACTGGCAAGTTCCCAGGCATCACTCCAGCGCAATAAAAAGAAAGATAGATCTGCCAGATTAAACGCCAGTTCTGGAACATAAGTCACCACAGAAGTCGGCTCACAAAAAACAGTGCCCCCCGCATTTGTGACAGTCATGCAGAAATCGATGTGTTCACGAGTGCTGAGTAGTCCTTCATCTAGCAACCCAAGCTGATGAAAGATTTCAGTCCGCACTAACATGCAATGAAACTCGGCAAACTCACACTGTTGTCGTTGTAACTGGTCACGCACATCTGCCACTGGTCGGTTCACAAAGTAATGCTTTTCGTGAACTTTGCGCTTGATACCTTTTTCAGTTTCTTCTTCCAGAATTCGAGCTTCGCCCCCTGCCAGATGAATTGTTTGATGCAGATCCTTACCAATGCAGGTTAGCGGACAGACGATCGCAGCTCCGGTTTCTTCTGCACATTGCAGCAAACGGTCCAGCCAACCTGGACTAACCACTACATCATTGTCAATAAACAGTAAATACTCTGTGCTCACATGGGGAATTGCCAGATTTCGCGCTTGGTTGGGTGCCAGATAGTGGTCTGTACGAATCAGTTTGAACCCTCTAGTCTGTGCTTGAGCTTCCAGATAACGCTGTTCTTGAGCAGGTGAGCCGCCATCCACATAGATGAGCGAGAAGGGGGGTGTCGTGTGTTCATAAATGCTTTCCAGGTTTTGTCGCGTAAAACTAAACCGTTCGCGCGGGGAAACAATGATTGTTACATTGGGACGAGACATCGTGAAACCTCCGTCTGAAATATTAGACTTCATCGCTAGTAATTGAGGCATTCTGCAAATGGGGTAATCATTTGGGTAGGGTTACCATGAAGCACTATTAGAATGCATTTGTTGCATTTCCGAAGCGTCTATTACACAACACTCATTCCATTGAATTGGGGTATTTGTTCAGGTTGTAATACCCGCTGATAGGTTTGAAGCCAGTTCGCTTGTTCAATATTGGGGGATAGCTGTTGTAGTACTTTTTGTCGAGCACCTGCTCCTAATCGCTGCCGTAGTTCGGGCTGAACAGCTAACTGACGAATGGCAGCCGCTAACTGTTGACTATCCCCTGGCTCTACTACTAATCCAGCGGTACCATCTGCCAAAATTTCACCGATCGCATCCACATTGGTACCAACGATTGCACAGCCTGCCAGCATAGCCTCCAGTAACGCATTGGGACACCCATCATGGAGCGATGGAATCGCATAAATATCCAGATGTGGCAGATATGCCAGTGCCTCTTCTCGACTGACAATACCTGTAATTCGCAACCGCCCCGATGTTTCAGACCCGTCAACCAGCTTACTTTGCTGGATTTCTTGTTCCCAATAACTTTTCTCCTTTTCAACAAAATCACCAATTAATAACAGGGTTAGTTCGATTTCAGTGCTCAATTCAGCACAGGCATCCAGCAGAAATTCAATTCCTTTTTTATCCCGAAATCTTCCACTAGAACCAATCACAATTCCCGATAATTGACTCACCAGAGCAGGTGGCGTCAGGTGATCAAACTCAATCGGAGCAATTGAGTTCAAGAAGACAGAGGATTTAAGTAACACGCTGGGTGAGATCGCAGCCCCTCGTCGAAGTAAATCCTGACTGACAAAGGTTGTCCAGTCAGAATTATCCAGTGTCCAAGCAGTTTGAGCATGAAACTTAGGGCTAAAGATATTTTTGTGCAGGTCACTGCCTCGAATGCTGTTGATCACTGGGAGTCCATGTTCCTTTGACAGCAGCGTCGTCACATAACCAGTTTCGTTTAAGAAAAAGGCATGGAACAAGTCAAATCGATACTGCTGATGCAACCGTTTTAAGTAAAAGTAAACATCTCCAAAAAAGTCCTGAATTTCTGGCTCAGGTTGACGCACAGCCGACCTGATCCGGTGAACGAACACATCCCCCTGCTGGGTAGTTTTACAACGTGCCCGTCTACAACTCCCATCAGAAGCAAAGCGCTGCTTTGAGCGGAAAACCGCTACATGCACTTCATAGCCACTTTTAATCAACATCTGAGCAATGCGATGTACGGATTCTCCCACACCACCAACATCGGGTGGAAATTCGATCGTAGTAATGCAAACTTTCGGCTTTGTCATTGGGTTTACCTCAGATAAGAGTCTGAATGTTTTAATGATTTGCAGTCGTCAGGTTTTTCTGGAATCTGGTTTAGGCAACCTGTTTAGCTGCAATCAAATCGTTGATCAGGCGGGCTGTATTTGCCACCCCGTTAAAATCAAACCGGATAGAGGCGGGTTGCTTCTGCAAACAAGTAATGATTTTTTGAGCAAAGCGATCGGGATTTAAATCTTCTGGGCTAATCCTATCGACTACGCCTAATTGCTCCAGTTTGGCAGCCCGAATTGTTTGCTCCTGATCATCATTACCTGTGAAGGGCAGAATCATTGCTCTCACCCCTGTTGTCAGCACATTCATGGTCGTGTTATAGCCCGACATACTGATGGATAAATCGGCTTGTTGCATGTAAGCCAGCAGGTTAGGGGTAAAGCGATCAATGCGGAGATTGGAATTTCCCTGTGCCATTGCCTGCAACTCAGCAAATTTAGCCTCTGGCATGAAAGGACCTGTGAATACTTGCACCAGGTGTGGTAGCTGGTTGGCCAGAATGGGAGCCGTTTGCACCACACATTCCAGCAGTTCGTGCCCAAATCTACCGCCGCCAACGCTAACTAAAATCAGAGGGCGATCGCAAATAGGAGGCGTATCCGTTTCTGGTTGTGGTTGCACCACATAGCCCGTGTAATGAACAGGGCAGCGTAAATCACGCACTCGTGAAAAGGTTTCTTCCAGTGGTTGAAATTGGGGATCTCCATGTACCAGTAGCAGGTCAAAATACTGGTTCATGAGTTTGCAGACTTTCTGTTCGTATTTAGCCTGATCACGTTTAGTGACGACAATATCACGCAGGCTACAAACAATTTTGGCACACGCTTTAAGCGATCGCACCTGCTCTATCAAGGGAATCAGTTCAAACGAAAACTTACCACGTCCAAAGGGAAAGAGTTCAATCATCAACACATCAGGTTGAATCCGTTTGCACACTTGCAGCAACTGCATTTTGCGAATTTCCTGCACTTCAGCCAGGGTTAGTGACGCATCAACAGGTTGTAAGGTTTGAAACTCCGAGTCAGTTTTAATCGCTGGAAGATTAATAACTTCAACCTCTAGGGGAACTGCAAACCCTTCAATCACTTCACCACCATTGATGAAGCATACTTGGAAGTCATTTACTAACCCCCGCACAATTTCCATGCTGCGAACCAGATGCCCCATTCCCAAAATATGTTGACAGTAAAACACGAGTCGTTTCATAGCAAATTCCCTCTCAACTAAAATCTCTGCCTGTTTGGGTGGAATACAATTTGGCTGAAATACAAAAAGAATTGGCTAAACCCACTCAGAATGTTGGAGATTTGGTGGAAACTGACAGCCAACCCTTGAGCCAGGAATTGCTATTGCCCAATTTCGGCACAGGTTGGAGCGGTAACAATGGACTTTTAGCCATCGAATGCCCCTTTTGAGCCAGCATTGTGCGAATATACTGAGCAATCCTTGGCAGAGCGCATAGATCAATCTCAGCCGATGAGCCAGTTGGCTTCAGAGCATTCAACTGTTGCACCAGAGATCGCATCAAGCCCTGTGGTGTCAGTTGATCGGGATGGATGGCAACCAGTACCCCCAGTTTGGCTAGCCGCTCAGCCCGTAACCATTGCTCTTGGGAAGGCTTCACCCGAGGCACGATCACAGCCCGCTTGCCTGCTGATAGAATTTCGCAGGTTGTATTATAGCCACCCATAGCAACCACCCCATCAGCCGCCACCATATAACTCATTAGATCATCAGTAAACTCACTGATTTGCACATGGGGAAAGGACGATGCTGTTTCAACCAGGGCAGCCTGTTGCTCCAGGGGCATTTCAGGACCGCAAATAATCAGACTACGGAGTTTAAGCCCAGAAGGTTGGTGAGATAAACTGGATAGATAAGTGTGAATCAAGTGGT is from Leptothermofonsia sichuanensis E412 and encodes:
- a CDS encoding NAD-dependent epimerase gives rise to the protein MNVLITGAAGFIGYHLAKRLLDDGVQVLGVDNLNDYYDVNLKKARLAQLHPYTNFTFQFLELSDRDSVIQLFQCHSFDYVIHLAAQAGVRYSLENPWIYIDSNITGFVNLLEGCRQSSIQHLVFASSSSVYGANTKTPFATSDSVDYPISLYAATKKSNELIAHTYSHLYGLPVTGLRFFTVYGPWGRPDMAYFKFVKAISEGQPIQVYNYGQMQRDFTYIDDVVEGIVRVMHQPPQQPLSQIMSNPTINSQARYRLYNIGNHNPVQLMEFIRVIEQAVGNRAFLSLLPMQPGDVPTTYADVEDLMDAVGFKPITTIESGIHQFVEWYQDYYQTQSSRLPICC
- a CDS encoding DUF2808 domain-containing protein yields the protein MPNGFVKAIELVDGTTYFLNPPRLLGAISSQDGTYIWGATYYFTLELPENAGEPLQKVAIVQEGGLGRPLFDASSTEAFEGTRNRLGKSLAIESVNLDPDVPALVVEFNPPIPPGKIVTIRLYPVRNPTVAGTYLYGVTAFPTGEKPFGQYLGVGQIRIYDSNLD
- a CDS encoding histidine phosphatase family protein, with product MRSLTNLDNQMTSSPGTRVILMRHGRSTYNEEKRHQGSNDDSVLTEAGRISAYQTGLHLRGVNISTVYVSPLQRAQETAREVMAAIATETDQLPTVITHSALKEISLPLWERLPYRVVQKLFAEDYRCWKEQPHQFQMIDYLETASFQKHAPTLTSLAEHRYPVLELYDRTQQFWQDILPLHANQTLLIIAHAGTNRALISTAINMPPKCFHTLQQSNCGISILRFSNSSNPAEQTAYLEVMNSTDHLGEILPKLKEGKQGLRLLVVPSNGANPDRIQMLAKRLETVEIDFSIGNDLDNSQQTIEQILHHHPRTVQLQVMREDFPQTWQQMLMSRHSQTSPLETKENRPLTALLVARETIVLRFLTQVLNIHPQSLNLMPDSLTVIHYPQLLSTSVLQAMNITGLMTGSMTP
- a CDS encoding ATP-binding protein, with the translated sequence MSMVSTVEDSSPPRHKRGTSLLRSVGARLFLSVLAGSLVGLVGTSFLSYRELARQSEAELLSNLQVKAGNLRGDFDTFEYSTKIVGDAVETLYAAGERREQVYVNLIYRSLKTSPLGTGLGFGQPPERRLIIPSRKYAYPYAVRDRSGKVIAKGGESSQEDFEADYFKLPIAAGKPVWLEPESYLETTLTPPKRLVSTAYSLPLYSSKKELLGVLSQDLELGFLSEKLGVSAMRNAGHFLLVSEQGNLIAYPPAPHEALALKPFPHLNNYNGLWQQIQQRLQSGAQEGILHWTDETGNREFWAYQQIPNNNWVLMASVPESVVLGPVVRFTALGTLGSVVGASILLGVVVALFVRHLNQRLQPIMDECNRLAETNAKSEALMNREDELGRLTISFYALLGQVTVNERRLRQEMAKSENALQALQQTQAQLIQTEKMSSLGQLVAGVAHEINNPINFIYGNLPHASNYTRDLLKLIQLYDQRYGDADPVIQSFREDIDLDFLVQDLQKMLDSMSIGADRIREIVLSLRNFSRLDEAEMKRVDIHEGIDSTLLILQNKLKESPGHYGIQVVKQYGSLPLVECYAGQLNQVFMNILSNAIDALDKMNQERSAEEAAANPATITIQTEVLTRQPITRNNSGNDSGNNSENHSETDSSLRRNSQPASPSVVVRIHDNGPGIPPQYQSKLFDPFFTTKPVGKGTGLGLSISYQIVVEKHHGVLKCLSQPGQGTEFWIEIPVRHQDGAKATPNH
- a CDS encoding iron uptake porin; amino-acid sequence: MNRVSSVAELSDVKPGDWAYQTLQALIKRYGVIAGYADGTFRGNRALTRYEFAAALSAAIPKVDLSTFATKQDLEDLQRMQTEFSKELELVKGKISRLERIIQPVSETTKFTGEVIITPIVVGRAEKADSDQPTDSELTISNRAKLNFLTKLGGKTLLRTTIKANNIPSIQRATGTDMARLSFQGDSRNRLELDELSLRSQLSKRATLFAFAAGGGLNKFTETLNPFLNSSGEGSISRFGQRNPIYRQGGEVGVGFSYQFSKLISLDIGYLADKVSNPKVGVGNAAYGAIAQLTFNISKRTGLGVTYVRSFNRLDTNTGSDRANAPFNNKSDAVTADSFGLETTVGLSKKLALSGWVGFSRARAQDLPGKPSASLFNWAVTIAFPNLGREGNLLGIVIGQPPKVTASDFRVRGKLFRDEDTSFHLETFYRIRLTKGISITPGLLVITSPDHNRNNDPIFVGIIRTTFSF